In Helianthus annuus cultivar XRQ/B chromosome 8, HanXRQr2.0-SUNRISE, whole genome shotgun sequence, a single genomic region encodes these proteins:
- the LOC110870012 gene encoding uncharacterized protein LOC110870012, with protein MAPYEMLYGRKCRTPVCWGEIGQRELAPKDVVAITNEKIDQVRARLKAAQDRQKSYADKRRRPIEFQEGDRVFLKVSPWNELPPALDGIHNTFHVSQLRKCLADETAYVPLDDIEMDEKMNNVERPMAIKDSKIRHLQNKAIRQVLVQLQHRKGSDLTWESEDEMRKHYPSLFGTY; from the exons ATGGCGCCATATGAAATGttgtacggtagaaagtgtagaaccccTGTATGCTGGGGAGAAATCGGGCAACGAGAACTCGCTCCTAAAGATGTTGTGGCGATAACGAATGAGAAAATTGATCAAGTACGGGCTCGTTTGAAGGCAGCACAGGACCGACAAAAATCTTATGCAGATAAAAGAAGGCGCCCTATTGAATTTCAAGAAGGGGATCGGGTGTTCCTAAAAGTCTCGCCGTGGAATG AGTTACCTCCAGCTTTAGATGGAATCCATAACACTTTTCACGTGTCTCAATTAAGGAAATGTCTAGCGGATGAAACGGCATATGTGCCACTTGACGATATCGAGATGGATGAGAAAATGAACAATGTTGAAAGGCCGATGGCTATTAAAGATTCCAAAATAAGGCATCTACAAAACAAAGCCATTCGACAAGTTCTAGTTCAATTGCAACACCGGAAAGGATCGGATTTAACATGGGAATCGGAAGATGAAATGCGAAAGCACTACCCGTCTTTATTTGGTACGTATTAG